One window from the genome of Maylandia zebra isolate NMK-2024a linkage group LG18, Mzebra_GT3a, whole genome shotgun sequence encodes:
- the mapre2 gene encoding microtubule-associated protein RP/EB family member 2 isoform X2, with product MAVNVYSTSITQETMSRHDITAWVNDILCLNYTKVEQLSSGAAYCQFMDLLFPGCISLKKVKFQAKLEHEYIHNFKLLQASFKRMNVDKIIPVEKLVKGRFQDNLDFIQWFKKFFDANYDGKDYDPVAARQGQDAIPPPDPGEQIFNLPKKSHHAASSPTAGASRSSSTTPKSSTPTSRPSSAKKIPTSVSTPAKGEKELEAQVTHLTEQVNTLKLALEGVEKERDYYFSKLREVELLCQEQGEENAPFVDRLMEILYASDEQERGELAEGDGQEVDQQAHEEVPDDQQEEQDEY from the exons ATGGCGGTCAACGTATACTCTACCTCAATAACCCAGGAGACTATGAGCAGGCATGACATTACTGCCTGGGTTAACGATATCCTCTGCCTAAACTACACGAAAGTGGAGCAGCTCTCCTCAG GAGCTGCTTATTGCCAGTTCATGGATCTGCTCTTCCCTGGCTGCATCAGTCTTAAGAAGGTCAAGTTTCAAGCTAAACTAGAACACGAGTACATTCACAATTTCAAACTGCTGCAGGCATCCTTCAAAAGGATGAACGTGGACAAG attATTCCTGTGGAGAAACTGGTCAAAGGCAGATTTCAGGACAATCTCGATTTCATCCAGTGGTTTAAGAAGTTCTTTGACGCCAATTACGACGGCAAAGATTACGACCCAGTTGCAGCCAGGCAGGGTCAGGATGCCATCCCCCCGCCTGATCCCGGTGAGCAAATCTTCAACCTGCCAAAGAAGTCTCACCATGCAGCCAGTTCTCCTACTGCAG GAGCATCCAGGTCGAGCTCTACTACTCCTAAGTCTTCAACGCCAACATCCAGACCCTCTTCCGCCAAAAAGATCCCCACATCCGTGTCAACTCCTGCCAAAGGAGAGAAAGAACTGGAAGCACAAGTCACGCATCTTACTGAGCAG gtgaaCACACTAAAGTTGGCACTGGAAGGAGTGGAGAAGGAGCGAGACTACTACTTCAGCAAGCTGCGAGAGGTGGAGCTGCTCTGTCAGGAACAGGGGGAGGAAAACGCCCCGTTTGTCGATCGGCTAATGGAGATCCTGTACGCCTCCGATGAGCAG gaaCGAGGGGAGCTAGCTGAGGGCGACGGACAGGAAGTGGACCAGCAAGCCCACGAGGAGGTGCCAGAcgatcagcaggaggagcagGATGAATACTGA